A genomic window from Coccinella septempunctata chromosome 9, icCocSept1.1, whole genome shotgun sequence includes:
- the LOC123320960 gene encoding uncharacterized protein LOC123320960, translated as MFQKAFGGCDPSTCATLYKLYVRPILEFAGPVWGPLLARDSALLESVQRRATRIPYGISRPSYGERLSIMKLSTFDERRQRGDLIITYRALHNFFGVDLSSLFKLNLDDRLRGHAYKLRKENFKTQQRQYFITNRVFSVWNSLPSSVVESVSVNAFKNSYDAWIRRE; from the coding sequence ATGTTTCAGAAAGCTTTTGGTGGGTGTGATCCCTCCACGTGTGCTACCCTTTACAAGCTTTACGTAAGACCTATATTAGAGTTTGCAGGCCCTGTTTGGGGCCCATTATTGGCTAGGGATTCAGCGTTGTTGGAAAGCGTCCAGCGACGGGCAACTCGCATACCTTACGGCATTTCGCGTCCCAGCTACGGTGAAAGACTGTCCATCATGAAGCTGTCTACGTTTGATGAAAGAAGGCAACGTGGGGATCTCATCATAACCTACCGTGCTCTCCACAACTTTTTCGGAGTTGACCTCAGCAGTCTCTTCAAGTTGAATCTTGACGACCGTCTTCGAGGTCACGCTTACAAACTGAGGAAGGAGAACTTCAAAACACAGCAAAGgcagtattttatcacaaacCGCGTGTTTTCGGTGTGGAACTCTCTACCTTCATCGGTGGTGGAATCAGTTTCTGTGAATGCCTTTAAGAATAGCTATGATGCTTGGATTCGTCGCGAGTGA
- the LOC123320958 gene encoding uncharacterized protein LOC123320958 has translation MTGFSLPSQNFDFSKMKNEWSHLSICPQNLFFKNDVRPTILLGQGNYHLIMPRKIYEGPPNSPILSWTKLGWIVHGKFRCKKDILDNSNSNFFCYQESEDDLHRLVKDSFKLDNYGITKPNYETSLSPKEEKALKILEETTAYTGERYESGLLWATENFRFPPSYNNALSRLHGIERKLDRDPILAEEYCRKIDEYLNKNYVKKSSVEEAAQTHNRTYYLPHFGVRNPNKPGKLRLVFDAAAKSHGVSLNDALLTGPDLLNSLPAVLMKFRQHAIAFVGDIKEMFHEINIKTEDVDSQRFLWRGMERHRKPDTYIMKAMTFGATCSPSTALYVVKLNSRRFEDQYPEASKAICTKEYMDDHLDCCETIDSAINRIQQVIEIHEAGGFVICNWISNSKEVLDNIPEDLKAHSDKQLNSDDGLATERILGMWWDAKTDTFIFRVNESKFENIHLKSPTEREILRVVMSIFDPLGFVSPILVAGRILLQNIWRSNITWDEHLPRDLQAKWEIWLQLLNNVKTFKISRCYLPLSSSYGSTELHIFVDASEEAYSAAVYLRNESGPIISVSLIISKNRVAPLKGISIPRLELLGSRLAETVQNSLEVEIKGRMFWSDSQSVLHWIKSDSKKYKQFVANRITEIHDLTRTDEWKWISTDLNPADLATRFCKKKFLTLNSLWLEGPPFLKNCKSEWPDQPRIFLNHKSDLELTKEYVTVHMENCVWIIPNSYINRLSSWLKYLRCTAWTIRFTRNLKSPKKIRNTLNRTLDVPELTLEEIEEAEKMTLIAIQFSLFPEEVKHLQSKKALKKSSKLFPLSPFLDEDGIIKMRSRLEASSEIDRMTKFPVILDDCKAVRLLVQHVHKRFLHQGTESVTMELRKKFWIFKIKTIVKKVKNTCLWCKRRDSKPEVPEMGPLPQCRVTKPPHPFFYTGMDFFGPIEVAVGRRHEKRWCLLFTCMSVRAIHIEVAHSLTTDSCIMAIQRFTSRRPCPREIFSDCGTNFIRTNRELQQQVKHLDHQKIQKTLIHMEEGIKWNFNPARTPHMGGCWERLIRSVKKA, from the coding sequence ATGACTGGTTTCAGTCTGCCAAGCCAGAATTTCGATTTCTCGAAGATGAAAAATGAATGGTCTCATCTGTCTATTTGTCCACAAAACTTATTTTTCAAGAACGACGTTAGGCCAACTATTTTATTGGGACAAGGTAACTACCATCTCATAATGCCTAGAAAGATTTATGAAGGTCCACCAAATTCACCAATTTTAAGCTGGACTAAACTTGGATGGATTGTTCACGGAAAATTTAGATGCAAAAAGGATATTCTCGACAATTCAAATTCCAATTTCTTTTGTTATCAAGAATCTGAAGATGATTTACATCGGTTGGTCAAAGATTCATTTAAGCTTGATAACTATGGAATTACAAAGCCGAATTACGAAACTTCATTATCGCCGAAGGAGGAAAAGgcactaaaaattttagaagaaaCAACTGCCTATACAGGAGAACGTTATGAATCTGGACTGTTATGGGCCACAGAAAACTTCAGATTTCCTCCCAGTTATAACAACGCTCTAAGTCGACTTCATGGAATAGAACGTAAATTGGATCGAGACCCAATATTAGCGGAAGAATACTGTCGAAAAATAGATGAATATTTAAACAAAAATTACGTCAAGAAATCAAGTGTAGAAGAGGCAGCCCAAACACACAATAGAACTTATTATTTGCCACACTTTGGAGTGCGCAATCCAAATAAACCTGGAAAATTGCGTTTAGTGTTCGATGCTGCAGCAAAAAGTCATGGAGTATCCTTGAACGATGCTTTACTAACTGGACCCGATCTCTTGAATTCACTACCAGCGGTCCTCATGAAATTTAGACAGCATGCCATCGCCTTTGTTGGAGACATAAAAgaaatgtttcatgaaattAACATAAAAACAGAAGATGTCGATTCTCAAAGGTTTCTTTGGCGTGGAATGGAGAGGCATAGAAAACCAGACACCTACATCATGAAAGCAATGACTTTTGGAGCAACTTGTTCACCATCGACTGCCCTTTATGTGGTGAAAttgaattccagaagatttgaaGATCAATATCCTGAAGCTAGTAAAGCAATTTGTACCAAGGAATACATGGACGACCATTTAGACTGCTGTGAAACAATTGATAGTGCTATTAACAGAATTCAGCAAgtaattgaaattcatgaagcAGGTGGATTTGTTATATGTAATTGGATCAGTAATTCGAAAGAAGTTTTAGACAATATCCCTGAAGATCTCAAAGCCCACAGTGACAAACAGTTGAATTCAGATGATGGCCTCGCTACAGAGAGGATTTTAGGAATGTGGTGGGACGCGAAAACAGATACGTTTATTTTTCGagttaatgaatcaaaatttgaaaatattcatttaaaaagTCCAACAGAGAGAGAGATATTGAGAGTTGTGATGAGTATCTTCGACCCACTAGGATTTGTATCACCAATATTAGTGGCTGGCAGAATTTTATTACAAAATATTTGGCGTTCAAATATTACCTGGGATGAACATCTACCAAGAGATCTTCAAGCAAAATGGGAAATCTGGCTCCAGTTACTAAATAATGTGAAGAcgttcaaaatttcaaggtgTTATTTACCACTCTCAAGCAGTTATGGATCTACGGAACTCCACATATTCGTTGATGCCAGTGAAGAAGCCTATTCAGCAGCAGTTTATTTGAGAAACGAAAGTGGTCCAATAATCTCAGTTTCCCTAATTATATCGAAAAATCGCGTTGCCCCCCTGAAAGGAATTTCAATACCACGTCTGGAACTGCTTGGATCTCGGCTTGCTGAAACAGTTCAAAATTCCCTGGAAGTAGAAATAAAAGGAAGAATGTTTTGGTCTGATTCCCAGTCTGTTCTTCATTGGATAAAATCCGACtccaaaaaatataaacaatttgTAGCGAACAGAATCACAGAAATCCATGATCTCACAAGAACCGATGAATGGAAATGGATATCGACTGACTTGAATCCTGCCGACCTAGCGACTCGCTTCTGCAAGAAAAAATTTCTAACATTGAATTCATTATGGTTAGAAGGTCCACCATTCTTGAAAAACTGTAAATCCGAATGGCCAGACCAACCTCgtatatttttgaatcataagTCTGATTTAGAACTGACGAAGGAGTATGTGACTGTTCATATGGAGAATTGCGTCTGGATTATTCCGAATTCATATATTAACAGATTGTCATCCTGGTTGAAATATCTTAGATGCACTGCTTGGACTATTCGTTTCACAAGGAACTTGAAAAGTCCTAAAAAAATTCGAAACACACTGAATAGAACATTGGATGTGCCTGAACTCACCTTAGAAGAAATTGAAGAGGCAGAAAAAATGACTCTAATTGCAATACAGTTTTCCCTATTTCCAGAAGAAGTGAAGCACCTGCAGAGTAAAAAAGCCTTGAAAAAATCAAGCAAACTGTTTCCATTGTCACCTTTCCTTGATGAAGATGGAATAATTAAGATGAGGAGTCGTTTGGAAGCATCTTCTGAAATTGACCGAATGACGAAATTTCCTGTAATCCTAGATGATTGTAAAGCAGTAAGATTGTTGGTACAACATGTGCATAAACGATTTTTACATCAAGGAACAGAATCTGTTACAATGgaactaagaaaaaaattttggatttttaagATTAAAACAATTGTCAAGAAAGTAAAAAATACTTGTCTTTGGTGTAAGAGACGAGATTCCAAACCTGAAGTACCAGAAATGGGACCATTACCCCAGTGTAGAGTGACGAAACCTCCACATCCTTTCTTTTACACAGGAATGGATTTCTTCGGACCCATCGAAGTTGCTGTAGGACGAAGACATGAAAAACGTTGGTGTTTATTATTCACTTGCATGTCTGTCAGAGCTATTCACATTGAAGTCGCTCATTCGCTAACAACAGACAGTTGTATAATGGCCATACAAAGATTCACCAGCCGCAGACCTTGTCCACGAGAAATCTTCTCTGATTGTGGTACAAACTTTATACGTACTAATAGAGAGTTACAGCAACAAGTGAAACATTTGGATCATCAAAAAATTCAGAAGACCCTTATTCATATGGAAGAAGGTATCAAGTGGAATTTCAATCCAGCACGAACACCACACATGGGAGGTTGCTGGGAGAGGTTGATTAGATCTGTCAAAAAGGCTTGA